ACGGCTAATATTATTAAAACTGTAAAGTTCCTTAAACAGCAAAAAGAAAATCTAGAAAAGGTCAATGACGTAGTTAAACAACTTAAGGCAGTTCGAGAAATTGGTCGAAATAATGAACGTCTTATTCAGGTAATGCAAAATGATCTACAAGACATCTTGAATTCACCTTATATAAAACCAGATGAAGTAACTCGTGTATCAGAATCTTTCAGTGCTGTGATAGAAAATTCTTTGGACACAATGGATTTTATCGATCAAGTGCTATCCAGTGATTTTATGAAAATGACGGATGCCGAACGCGCCATAATTTTAAAAGAAAAGGAAATGGAATCTAAAGAAATGGTATCTAATGCCACCATTAAAACAAAGCGCTACCATGATATTATCTCCTTTAGAAAAATGCAGGACAAAGTCAATAATCGTCAAGTAAATTACTAAAGATGAATGCCGTAATACTTTTAGGAATTGGACTTGAATACATTGATACCGTATTCCAAACCATACAGGATAGTAACTTTTCGCAATACACCATTGCTGGAATGAAAACCCTTGCTGTGTTGTTCTTTCTTATCAATATTCTTAAAAAATATAACGAAGGTATTGCCGATAAAGATGGTTATACCTGGGGATTGAGTCCTGCAGAGCTAGCTAAAAACTTTGCAGTTGTACTATTGGTTATTTTCTCTACACAGTTATTAGGATTCTTTGATGGAATTTTGGTAGCTATAGAGTCGCAATACAGAGGTACCGCTCCTGCCCTATTACCCCTACAATTACAAGATATCCCCTTAGAAGAAGACGTTAGTATGTTGGATGCTGCAAGTATGGCAATGACCTTACTTTATGAAGCTTTAATTACACCATTATACGGATTTAAAATATTTGCATTCATCATTAGCACGTTTCTTTGGATTCTAGACCTTTTTATTTATCCATTATTCTTAGCCGAACGTTTTTTTCTACTTGGGATAATGCAGGCATTTTTCCCGTTGATTATTAGTCTAGCTGTCTTTGAAAAATTCAGGTCTCTAGCGTATACTTTTTTCAAACTTTATGCAGCCGTTTATATGCTAGTACCTGCCTTCTTTTTGGTGAACGTGTTCGTGAATGCTATCTATA
The genomic region above belongs to Maribacter hydrothermalis and contains:
- a CDS encoding conjugal transfer protein: MKKKIKILVFAIMLTLLMPSQATCQGMPVYDNTNFISLIKQLVESGKQTANIIKTVKFLKQQKENLEKVNDVVKQLKAVREIGRNNERLIQVMQNDLQDILNSPYIKPDEVTRVSESFSAVIENSLDTMDFIDQVLSSDFMKMTDAERAIILKEKEMESKEMVSNATIKTKRYHDIISFRKMQDKVNNRQVNY